A window of Echeneis naucrates chromosome 13, fEcheNa1.1, whole genome shotgun sequence contains these coding sequences:
- the tp53i13 gene encoding uncharacterized protein tp53i13 isoform X1: MPSQTPSPPLTVTVVAALWVSLGRCGASEPPGPGCDNGKLRLDRDLPADDSVYLGCSVTPWPESAEVRPSIDTVYEPEPAMQVCMDEPIFYNQTIPNSGGYRPVRAESGEYLYCPPQRWLNNLHHGATVLLYHPCAPLHERLLLSRLARSCLSDYIITPHTQLNKDMPIALISWGRTLELSTVASPDTCEALAITSATRNKFNGVNHVRKYNLLLTRPAKQHRQQHTQPEEHSTNNKEFLRQCCERAISSLLNNPTEAELETEVKKEGKGRKSRAAVREKQQIVKNESKRDNTTLLTGQINRKTIDATGVNKVLRPSADSPPGNRTLLDPPAPRESISQSKIQNQGVTLRSTPPLAYRQTATPLLSPKLTDHKNTNPSAVDSERDHTETRRAPLLSSKDEDTESRRHRGEEKAYHKAITGEGKMKDNEVVDVKERELEQRQTHGATHSHHKSENNGFDSVSKSQLESEPEPQPARYLPTSHDCDSCKASGAANQVLPRTPRTDEAVWAAAALGFLLVLLTLSVLHTRLYRHWRTTPSLYWHDPRQDYDSVADVIRRRLKIAKRRRKRGRRQECVLLPSSSSSDED; encoded by the exons atGCCGAGCCAAACGCCGTCCCCGCCGCTGACGGTGACCGTCGTGGCCGCGCTGTGGGTCAGCTTGGGCCGCTGCGGTGCCTCCGAGCCTCCGGGCCCCGGATGTGACAACGGAAAG CTCCGGCTGGACAGGGACCTGCCTGCGGATGACTCCGTTTATCTGGGCTGCTCGGTGACCCCGTGGCCTGAGTCTGCAGAG GTACGTCCCAGTATTGACACCGTGTATGAGCCTGAG CCAGCCATGCAGGTCTGTATGGATGAACCCATTTTCTACAATCAAACCATTCCCAATAG TGGCGGGTACAGACCAGTCAGGGCTGAAAGTGGAGAGTACTTGTACTGCCCTCCTCAACGATGGCTCAATAACTTGCAC cACGGAGCCACTGTTTTGCTTTACCACCCTTGTGCTCCTCTCCACGAGCGTCTCCTCCTGTCTAGGCTGGCCCGCTCCTGTTTGTCAGACTATATCATTACCCCACATACACAGCTCAATAAAGACATG CCGATAGCTTTGATCTCCTGGGGTCGCACTTTGGAGCTGTCCACCGTGGCCTCCCCAGACACCTGTGAAGCGCTGGCGATAACATCAGCAACCAGGAACAAGTTTAATGGCGTGAACCATGTGAGAAAGTACAACCTGCTGTTGACCAGGCCAGCTAAGCAGCACAGACAGCAACACACGCAGCCAGAGGAACACTCAACAAACAACAAG GAGTTTCTGAGGCAGTGCTGTGAGAGGGCCATCTCTTCTCTACTGAACAATCCAACGGAGGCTGAGCTGGAGACTGAAGTCAAAAAGGAAGGCAAAGGCAGAAAGTCCAGAGCTGCCGTCCGAGAAAAGCAGCAGATCGTTAAGAACGAGAGCAAACGAGACAACACAACTTTGTTGACAGGCCagatcaacagaaaaacaattgATGCAACAGGGGTTAACAAGGTACTTCGGCCATCGGCAGATTCTCCTCCAGGGAACAGGACTCTCCTAGATCCCCCTGCTCCAAGGGAATCTATATCTCAATCTAAGATCCAAAATCAGGGCGTCACACTGAGATCCACACCTCCTTTGGCCTACAGGCAAACAGCAACACCACTGCTCAGCCCGAAGCTTACGGACCACAAAAACACTAACCCCTCAGCAGTGGACAGTGAACGGGACCACACTGAAACACGCAGAGCACCGCTCCTCAGTTCCAAAGACGAAGATACTGAGTCTCGTAGACACAGGGGCGAAGAGAAAGCCTACCATAAAGCTATCACGGGAGAAGGCAAGATGAAGGATAATGAAGTAGTAGATGTAAAGGAAAGAGAGTTGgagcagagacaaacacacgGCGCCACACACTCTCAccacaaaagtgaaaacaatggCTTTGATTCTGTATCCAAATCCCAGTTGGAATCTGAGCCTGAGCCGCAGCCAGCCCGTTACCTGCCCACCAGCCACGACTGCGACAGCTGCAAGGCCTCAGGAGCCGCCAATCAGGTGCTGCCGAGGACGCCCAGGACGGACGAGGCGGTGTGGGCTGCTGCTGCGCTGGGCTTCCTGCTGGTTCTCCTGACGCTGTCCGTGCTTCACACCCGCCTGTACCGCCACTGGAGGACCACACCCAGTCTCTACTGGCATGACCCACGCCAGGACTACGACAGCGTGGCAG ATGTGATCCGCAGGAGACTGAAAATTGCAAAGAGGAGGCGGAAAAGGGGCAGACGACAGGAGTGTGTTCTCCTGCCGAGCTCGTCCAGCTCCGACGAAGATTGA
- the tp53i13 gene encoding uncharacterized protein tp53i13 isoform X2, producing MPSQTPSPPLTVTVVAALWVSLGRCGASEPPGPGCDNGKLRLDRDLPADDSVYLGCSVTPWPESAEVRPSIDTVYEPEPAMQVCMDEPIFYNQTIPNSGGYRPVRAESGEYLYCPPQRWLNNLHPIALISWGRTLELSTVASPDTCEALAITSATRNKFNGVNHVRKYNLLLTRPAKQHRQQHTQPEEHSTNNKEFLRQCCERAISSLLNNPTEAELETEVKKEGKGRKSRAAVREKQQIVKNESKRDNTTLLTGQINRKTIDATGVNKVLRPSADSPPGNRTLLDPPAPRESISQSKIQNQGVTLRSTPPLAYRQTATPLLSPKLTDHKNTNPSAVDSERDHTETRRAPLLSSKDEDTESRRHRGEEKAYHKAITGEGKMKDNEVVDVKERELEQRQTHGATHSHHKSENNGFDSVSKSQLESEPEPQPARYLPTSHDCDSCKASGAANQVLPRTPRTDEAVWAAAALGFLLVLLTLSVLHTRLYRHWRTTPSLYWHDPRQDYDSVADVIRRRLKIAKRRRKRGRRQECVLLPSSSSSDED from the exons atGCCGAGCCAAACGCCGTCCCCGCCGCTGACGGTGACCGTCGTGGCCGCGCTGTGGGTCAGCTTGGGCCGCTGCGGTGCCTCCGAGCCTCCGGGCCCCGGATGTGACAACGGAAAG CTCCGGCTGGACAGGGACCTGCCTGCGGATGACTCCGTTTATCTGGGCTGCTCGGTGACCCCGTGGCCTGAGTCTGCAGAG GTACGTCCCAGTATTGACACCGTGTATGAGCCTGAG CCAGCCATGCAGGTCTGTATGGATGAACCCATTTTCTACAATCAAACCATTCCCAATAG TGGCGGGTACAGACCAGTCAGGGCTGAAAGTGGAGAGTACTTGTACTGCCCTCCTCAACGATGGCTCAATAACTTGCAC CCGATAGCTTTGATCTCCTGGGGTCGCACTTTGGAGCTGTCCACCGTGGCCTCCCCAGACACCTGTGAAGCGCTGGCGATAACATCAGCAACCAGGAACAAGTTTAATGGCGTGAACCATGTGAGAAAGTACAACCTGCTGTTGACCAGGCCAGCTAAGCAGCACAGACAGCAACACACGCAGCCAGAGGAACACTCAACAAACAACAAG GAGTTTCTGAGGCAGTGCTGTGAGAGGGCCATCTCTTCTCTACTGAACAATCCAACGGAGGCTGAGCTGGAGACTGAAGTCAAAAAGGAAGGCAAAGGCAGAAAGTCCAGAGCTGCCGTCCGAGAAAAGCAGCAGATCGTTAAGAACGAGAGCAAACGAGACAACACAACTTTGTTGACAGGCCagatcaacagaaaaacaattgATGCAACAGGGGTTAACAAGGTACTTCGGCCATCGGCAGATTCTCCTCCAGGGAACAGGACTCTCCTAGATCCCCCTGCTCCAAGGGAATCTATATCTCAATCTAAGATCCAAAATCAGGGCGTCACACTGAGATCCACACCTCCTTTGGCCTACAGGCAAACAGCAACACCACTGCTCAGCCCGAAGCTTACGGACCACAAAAACACTAACCCCTCAGCAGTGGACAGTGAACGGGACCACACTGAAACACGCAGAGCACCGCTCCTCAGTTCCAAAGACGAAGATACTGAGTCTCGTAGACACAGGGGCGAAGAGAAAGCCTACCATAAAGCTATCACGGGAGAAGGCAAGATGAAGGATAATGAAGTAGTAGATGTAAAGGAAAGAGAGTTGgagcagagacaaacacacgGCGCCACACACTCTCAccacaaaagtgaaaacaatggCTTTGATTCTGTATCCAAATCCCAGTTGGAATCTGAGCCTGAGCCGCAGCCAGCCCGTTACCTGCCCACCAGCCACGACTGCGACAGCTGCAAGGCCTCAGGAGCCGCCAATCAGGTGCTGCCGAGGACGCCCAGGACGGACGAGGCGGTGTGGGCTGCTGCTGCGCTGGGCTTCCTGCTGGTTCTCCTGACGCTGTCCGTGCTTCACACCCGCCTGTACCGCCACTGGAGGACCACACCCAGTCTCTACTGGCATGACCCACGCCAGGACTACGACAGCGTGGCAG ATGTGATCCGCAGGAGACTGAAAATTGCAAAGAGGAGGCGGAAAAGGGGCAGACGACAGGAGTGTGTTCTCCTGCCGAGCTCGTCCAGCTCCGACGAAGATTGA
- the git1 gene encoding ARF GTPase-activating protein GIT1 — protein MSRKLQRTEVCADCSAPDPGWTSINRGVLICDECCSVHRSLGRHISIVKHLRHSGWPQALLQMVQTLASNGANSIWEHSLLDPAQVQSGRRKPNPQDKVHPTKSEFIRAKYQMLAFVHKLPCRDDDGVTTKDLSKQLHSSVRTGSLETCLRLLSLGAQANFFHPEKGTTPLHVAAKAGQVLQAELLVVYGADPGAPDINGRTPMDYARQAGHIELAERLVECQYELTDRLAFYLCGRRPDHKNGHYIIPQMADRARPKCPTQSLDLSELAKAAKKKLQALNNRLFEELAMDVYDEVDRRENDAVWLTTQNHSTLVTERSAVPFLPVNPEYSATRNQGRQKLARFNAREFATLIIDILSDAKRRQQGKGLSSPTDPLDLGIDDDQHDYDSVASDEDTDSELTTQNNNNTQRSNRAKSMDSSDLSDGPITLQEYLEVKKALASSEAKVQQLMKVNNNLSEELRRLQKEITRMQTENSALRGGQQAGGAAGHGVGGPGGGGGGGGGGGSHWHGGVMRGGIGSGGLGGFGSGTDPPGLSVPSSVVPHSHPHRRDRQAFSMYEPGAAPGPTAHGPPALDSLAARLQPLNTPSVRKGSTGGPTPYGGQHLSGSTEMGRYMVSKPEKHGSGTDSDYDNTQTYDLSLSMGRSSEEEGRGESEEGGVGEAGEPDPTLPCTEDVILKTEQVTKNIQELLRAAQEFKHDSFVPCSEKIHSAVTEMASLFPKRPALDAVHCSLRLLASSASRLQVECRKAAPTEPGAPAVDYQLLTQQVIQCAYDIAKAAKQLVTITTREKKQ, from the exons aCCCGGGCTGGACCAGTATCAATCGAGGGGTCCTCATCTGTGACGAATGCTGTTCGGTCCACCGCAGTTTAGGGCGTCATATCTCTATAGTCAAGCACCTGAGGCACAGCGGATGGCCTCAAGCACTGCTGCAG atggtTCAGACCTTGGCCAGTAACGGGGCCAACTCCATATGGGAACACAGTCTCCTGGATCCTGCTCAGGTGCAGAGCGGTCGAAGGAAACCCAACCCCCAGGACAAAGTCCA TCCCACTAAGTCCGAGTTCATTAGAGCCAAATACCAGATGCTGGCCTTTGTGCACAAGCTGCCGTGTCGGGATGATGATGGCGTCACTACTAAGGACCTCAGTAAG CAACTTCACTCCAGTGTGCGGACGGGGAGTTTAGAGACGTGTCTTCGGCTCCTGTCCCTCGGCGCTCAGGCCAACTTCTTCCACCCG GAAAAAGGCACTACCCCGCTTCATGTGGCTGCCAAGGCAGGTCAGGTCTTACAGGCTGAGCTGCTAGTGGTGTACGGTGCAGACCCCGGAGCACCTGACATTAATGGACGCACGCCTATGGACTACGCAAG GCAGGCGGGCCATATAGAGTTGGCAGAGCGGCTCGTGGAGTGTCAGTATGAGCTGACGGACAGGCTAGCCTTCTACCTCTGTGGCCGGCGTCCAG ATCACAAGAATGGCCATTACATCATTCCTCAAATGGCAGACAG AGCTCGTCCTAAGTGCCCGACACAGAG tttGGACCTGTCAGAACTGGCCAAGGCTGCAAAGAAGAAGCTCCAAGCG CTCAATAATCGGCTGTTTGAGGAACTAGCGATGGATGTCTACGATGAGGTGGATCGCAGGGAAAATGATGCGG TGTGGCTTACGACCCAGaaccacagcactctggtaaCAGAACGCAGCGCTGTGCCCTTTCTACCAGTCAACCCTGAATATTCTGCCACACGCAACCAG GGCCGTCAGAAGCTGGCCCGTTTCAACGCTCGTGAGTTTGCCACGCTCATCATCGACATCTTGAGTGACGCCAAAAGGAGACAGCAGGGAAAAGGTCTCAGCAGCCCTACTG aCCCACTGGACCTGGGCATAGATGATGACCAACATGATTACGACAGTGTAGCATCTGACGAAGACACAGACAGCGAGCTGACCACCCAGAACAATAATAACACACAACGCAGCAACCGTGCAAAG AGTATGGACTCGTCAGACTTGTCAGATGGTCCCATCACACTGCAGGAGTACCTGGAGGTGAAGAAGGCCCTGGCCTCCTCAGAAGCCAAGGtgcagcagctgatgaaggTCAATAACAACCTGAGCGAGGAACTTCGGCGGCTCCAGAAGGAG ATCACACGGATGCAGACAGAGAACAGTGCCCTTCGGGGGGGCCAGCAGGCTGGGGGAGCAGCTGGCCATGGGGTAGGGGGgcctggtggaggaggaggaggaggaggagggggtggaagCCACTGGCATGGGGGTGTGATGCGAGGAGGAATAGGCAGTGGGGGTCTGGGTGGGTTTGGGTCAGGAACGGACCCCCCGGGGCTTTCAGTGCCCTCCTCGGTCGTCCCCCACTCCCATCCCCACCGGAGGGACCGCCAGGCCTTCTCAATGTACGAGCCGGGGGCGGCCCCTGGCCCCACGGCCCATGGTCCCCCAGCCCTGGACTCCCTGGCAGCCCGCCTGCAGCCCCTCAACACACCCAGC GTAAGGAAGGGTAGTACAGGAGGTCCAACACCGTACGGAGGCCAgcatctgtctggatctacaGAGATGGGCAGATACATG GTCTCTAAACCAGAGAAACATGGCAGCGGCACAGACAGCGACTATGACAACACACAAACTTATGACCTCTCACTAAG tatgGGCCGcagcagtgaggaggaaggTCGTGGGGAGTCTGAGGAGGGAGGGGTCGGGGAGGCAGGGGAGCCAGACCCCACTCTGCCTTGCACAGAGGATGTAATACTGAAGACTGAGCAGGTGACCAAGAACATCCAGGAGCTGCTGAGGGCTGCTCAGGAGTTCAAACATGACAG CTTTGTGCCATGTTCTGAGAAGATCCACTCTGCTGTGACTGAGATGGCCTCACTCTTCCCTAAA CGCCCAGCGTTAGATGCAGTCCACTGCTCCCTCCGCCTGTTGGCCTCCAGTGCCTCACGGCTGCAGGTTGAATGCCGTAAGGCCGCACCCACGGAGCCCGGAGCCCCCGCGGTGGACTACCAACTCCTCACTCAGCAAGTCATCCAGTGCGCCTATGACATCGCCAAGGCTGCAAAGCAACTGGTCACCATCACTACTCGTGAGAAGAAACAGTGA